One stretch of Daphnia pulicaria isolate SC F1-1A chromosome 6, SC_F0-13Bv2, whole genome shotgun sequence DNA includes these proteins:
- the LOC124344559 gene encoding sortilin-related receptor-like codes for MITTVNSRKKGNGQLFFTLTLITVLLTQNKFVEGNSKKADLVKRYTFEHNDISSTRYLGEACVSSASCRRGNRDSICHHGVCTCLPFHMAQNATTCLPTALLGFECFANSQCSLRVPNSGCIDGFCQCSRGYSPYRRHLCLPPARLGHKCFSDDQCRLSQKHSYCKFIIPNVYGRCYCDASTEHVGSSCLRPRIVIGSRCTSSVECKAHIKNSVCHESACICDYGFTVGWTDNRCVATLKGLIENELGLNRKVSIGQECTSWAQCQAADSNSGCLNGYCQCIAGDLQCGRNNTGCHPLTFQCRSSGHCISRSLTCNGHADCEDASDETDCRRRPCPTGSFPCGAHCISGMFICDGIQHCADGSDEARCQVEDGEECPGNGFKCNDGTCVPEHSFCNSIFDCSDGSDEPEQSCKREYRKKKSGEYCPLQCGNGRCRSAAVLCTGQDGCGDNSDETQCEICRCPTIINKM; via the exons ATGATAACTACT GTGAATTCCCGAAAGAAGGGTAATGGACAACTCTTTTTCACTCTGACATTGATAACG GTACTGCtaacccaaaataaatttgtggAAGGCAATAGTAAGAAGGCAGATCTCGTTAAAAGATACACCTTTGAGCACAACGACATCAGCAGTACGCGATACTTGGGCGAAGCCTGTGTTTCAAGTGCTTCGTGCCGACGGGGAAATCGTGACAGCATTTGCCATCATGGAGTATGCACCTGCTTACCATTCCATATGGCTCAGAATGCAACCACCTGCCTTCCAA CTGCCTTGTTGGGATTTGAGTGCTTCGCCAATTCCCAGTGCAGTTTGCGTGTACCCAACTCAGGGTGCATTGATGGTTTTTGTCAATGTAGCAGAGGCTATTCTCCTTACCGTCGACATCTTTGCCTTCCAC CGGCTCGGCTGGGCCACAAGTGCTTCAGCGATGATCAATGTCGTTTATCCCAAAAGCACTCATACTGCAAATTCATAATTCCAAATGTGTACGGCCGTTGTTACTGCGACGCGTCCACAG AACATGTTGGCTCGAGCTGTTTGCGGCCACGAATAG TTATCGGTTCGCGTTGTACTTCTTCTGTCGAGTGTAAAGCTCATATAAAAAACTCAGTCTGCCATGAATCTGCCTGTATTTGCGACTACGGATTCACCGTTGGATGGACTGATAATCGATGCGTTGCTACCCTTAAAG GTTTGATCGAGAATGAACTTGGTTTAAATAGAAAAGTAAGTATCGGTCAGGAATGTACTAGTTGGGCTCAGTGCCAAGCCGCTGATTCAAATTCTGGCTGTCTAAATGGCTATTGTCAATGCATCGCTGGTGACCTGCAATGTGGAAGGAACAACACTGGCTGCCATCCTCTTACATTccag TGTCGATCATCTGGGCATTGCATTAGTCGGTCGTTAACTTGTAACGGACATGCTGATTGTGAAGATGCTTCAGACGAAACCGATTGCCGTCGGCGTCCGTGTCCGACCGGCTCTTTTCCTTGCGGTGCCCACTGCATATCGGGCATGTTTATTTGCGATGGAATTCAACACTGCGCTGATGGATCAGACGAAGCTCGATGTCAGGTTGAAGATGGCGAAG AATGCCCCGGCAACGGTTTTAAATGTAACGATGGGACCTGCGTACCGGAACACTCGTTTTgcaattccatttttgattgtAGTGATGGAAGTGACGAGCCGGAACAATCGTGTAAAAGAGAatatcgaaagaaaaagagcggAGAATACTGCCCGCTTCAGTGCGGCAACGGAAGATGTAGAAGTGCAGCT GTTCTTTGTACAGGTCAAGACGGCTGTGGTGATAACTCTGACGAAACCCAATGTGAAATCTGTC GTTGTCCAACAATCATCAACAAGATGTAA